The Malus domestica chromosome 10, GDT2T_hap1 nucleotide sequence AATGGTGGATTGCTCTGTTAGTTAAAGCATTCCTCTTTAACCCATTGCGGCGGCCCCCGGgacaaaattatatattatatgcaACAACTGGATAACTAAAAGGTTCAAATTCAATTAACATAACAACATTCTTAAAGAAGAACATCATCTAGAAATTAACATAACAACATTCTTAACGAAGAGCATAGAAAAATAACACTGTAATTGAAATGCTCCCAGTTACTCCTCAATCTTAGCTGCACTTGTAGTTGCTTCCTCTTCCAGCCTCATTCCCTTAAAGCCCATCAAGCTTGGCCTATGAGCAGTCCAACGATCCACACCAGAGTATAAATACTTAGCCTTCTGCATCTTCGTGTTGTACACAAAAGACTGTTCTCCCTGAAAACAATAGAAACTGAAGTCATCACCTTCAACATTCACCGGAATGATCACATCTCGACCTTCCTGAAGAGGTGGAAGTATTTTCTCCATAAACTTCAACGGAACAACGATCTTTTTCGGGCTCCATTTGTTCTCCTTGGAGTCTTCACACACCAAGGCATGAAGGGTGGCATTTACTATCTCAACCACAGCCATATGCTTGTTCCAATTGATGACGCAAACTTTGTTTAAATCGGGAAAAACTCCCTGAGGTAGGGTTGCTGTTAAGACAGACTCATCCACCAGATCAAGGCGTTGGACTTCTAATATTGACAGATCTTGGCCATCTCTTTTCATAAACTCAGCAGAATAACAAACCCTACCATTCATCTTTTCAGCTGCAAAAAAATTACATCTCACTACCCTTCTGCCTTGTTCCTTGAGCAAACCCTGATTTGGGTGCGTCCAGGGTCTCCACTTTTCATCTTTCCCAATGGTCATAAtttgaaaccctaattcattgtTCTCGACATATAAAGTTACCACTTTGATCTCACCAGTCGATAAATTGAAAGCAGATGACATTCTTCTCGCACCCTTATGAGCTTCAGGCAAGTTGAGTACTCGGCGGGTTGCCGGATTTCTGATGCGGCAAAGGTGAGTAGTAATATGCTTCTCCAGAAACATCCCAGCAACACGTCCCATGCCCTCGTAATTTGAATCAAAGTAAGGGGCTACATGGTTCTTTTCGCTTTTTAGTCGAAACTGTAGATGGATAGGACTGACCCGTTTCATGTGCTTTAAAATGAAGTTGTATTCTTCAATCAAAGAGCACCATGTTTTGCTGACACACTTGAACCGGAGTAATGCCTCTACAGGCAACCAGCTCAGAATCTCAATAATGATTTCAAAGGGAAGCTTTGGTTCTTCTGGTTTGGGGTCcaatctcctcctcctcctcctacttCTCAGGTGGTAGCCGTGCGCCATCTGCATATGAGTGTACCACAATGCTCATTGTAAATCGTTAAAATTGATAAATCTTAAATATGTACTAATAGACTCCGAGTATTTAACTATTTATAAATTGATCCTATCTtccctcttttctttttctatccCTTTGTCAACCCAATCTTTCTCCTATAATCCTCCCTCTAAAGTTTACCTTTTCCAATCCAATCATTTTTTAGTAATGTGAGATTTTTAGTTGTTAGTTCGACTGTTTTTGGGTGCTAGGCTTGCTACTTTTGTTTGTATGAGGTCTTATACATGGTGTACACTTGGGCTGTGTTTGGTTGGTGAGGAAAACGACTTGGGAAAGATAAATTCTTTTcacatgttttttatttttttgaacaaacgatataatAAATGTTAGAATATAGGGAAAGCAAACTCTTGAGCCtctatgttaatttttttttccaacattAATTAACATTAATTATAAATATTATGACAAAATTGTCCTCATTTAATGTTGAAAGACCAATTATACCTACAATATCTTCATATTCCACTTTCTTTCCTTCAACTTTATCCCTATTGatgtataatatttttttatcccTATTAATATATaaaaggctttttagctaaaatattCTCTGAGATTGGTATAACTTCGCACTTCGgtttttgagatttaaaattgataTAATTGAGCATTGAGTTAGtccaccgtcaatcattttCGTCATTCCAAGAAAAATCTCTGTTAAATAATgaccaaaattacaaaaatgctctcatttttttgtcaaatcatttgtcccattatttattaaattgagagtatttttaTCATTCTGGTCACATAGTTTTTTTAcggaataaccaaaatgattgatagtgGACAAATTCAGTgatcatttctattgattttaaatctcagaaactaaaatgaaaagttatgtcaaactaTTTTGACTAAACTACCTAAATAAAATATCAATATCTTCTAGCAGATTTCCCATTGTTACCCAACAGTGTAATCGGGAAAGTGCATTGCTCATCTTCCTAAGAGGAACACATATAATTATCttatagtttattaaataaaaaatttcttttgatacgaaaaataaataatcaataaaaaaacaatcCACTGCCCTCACATCAAATCGTCAACAAagtgaaatttaaaatattcctgttttttttaagatttattTCAAGCAGATATGGCCATCATCATGCTAATCTAATAATCTATGcattaaaaaatcaatgtaGCTAAAAGAAAGTTAAACAAAACAGAATGTAGCTTAGAttaaggattttttttattcttttgagttttcataCTAGAAATTTTCCATATTaacaatcatcaataaaccaAATCTAAATGAATAACTCATTTGACTATATAAAATGATTTTCGTACCTCTGACTTTTGGCTAAAATTGAGATTGAGATTCTGATCCGGTGAAAAGAAAATTCGAGAGTGAGAGATTTCTGATCCAGtgaaaagaaaattcaagagTGAGAGAGTAACTCGTCTGAAAATGAGACAAAGAGATGCACCCCGAAGGAGAGAGAAAATTCCAACCAGCGGCGGGTCTACGAGTGAGAGAGGATTAGACCAACGAAAGAATAAATAGTAGTCGGAACGAGGACTTCTAGGGATTTTAAGGGTAATTCAGTAATTTCATTCGACACGCGCATATAGTTAAATTACATTTTTGATCCATATGGTCTGACTCATTTTCCACTTTGGTTTGTGTCATTACAATTTatagaattaattttttttttaaatgcaatAGTATATATACActaaaaggtaaaagaataaatTATTATCAAACTTATCAtctacaaaattcaaacttttcatttacaagtgaagagatatATAATATCATTGTAGTACTAATTAAGCGGCCAATTGTTATCAAGTTTAAATCGTATATTCTTTTAAATTATAATGTGAATTTGTGAAGTCAAACTAACCATGTCTATTGTCTAACCAAAGTGTGTCATGTTGGTATGAGCTCAATGTGCCTAGATTACCCTTGACATCGTAAGCAGACTGCTATCTCAACCCTAATGGACGAAGCAGACATCATGTCCCTCGAACAGAGACATGCGTCTACCCCTCGCAACTCTCTCCGTATTGCACCTAAGCATGCATGAGAATGCTCCACTGAGTCTCTACCATGTCAAAGTACTCTCCCGCCTGATTCCATGTTCGCCAAGATTATCTCTTGCATGTCTGAGTCCAGGAACGAGTCAATGACCTCTAGATAACTCTACCTAGGCCGGTCATCTGCAAAGGGATACACCCTCCGCCCAGTAGGAAGACTGCTCCGCCGGTCAACTTGCCtagtctttttgtttttttcaataaacaatgttatttacactaaaagggTGGAGGAGTGGgggttaagcctcacaatgggctattattgatatggttcaaatttactTTTAGTGAGAATTGAACCTAGATAAGACCTCTCACTCATAATAAGTTAAAGATGAATATCACTAAACtttagtactaagtgacatcaACTTGCCTAGCCTTGCAATCTGATGATTTATGGACTTCTTCCTCTATAAATAGTCGAGTTGCACAAAGAAAGTGATATAACGAAAAGTTGAACTCAGAACTATCTACTACATTCAATTTCCCTTAAATACTTTCTGAGTTAACCATCCGAGACCCTTTGGCAAATTGATCTTACAATGTTATTTGTTATGAAAAAAATTTTGGTCAATCCGTCATGGCAATATGCAACCACCAAATGTGAGGACATTTTGTATCTCCAAAACAGTTGCAATCATCCCAAGATTGTAAGCACTCCGTCTATATATTTTGCTTATTAGATTTGTACGATCttattattgattaattgaacaaaAGTAAAGGACTAGATGGAGATAAAAGTTTAAATGGGTCAAAGTATAAAGCTCGATAAGGTTTCTTTATACAGAAGGAAACATTATATTGACATCAATAGGAGTGATCCAATTCCTTATAATTcgttacatttttatttatttataaaatttaatgtgGGACAATTCTTTGCATCCTTGTAAGACTACATGTAAGTGGTGATCTAAATGGTGATCTATTATAGATTGAACTATGGAAATAGTTGCAATTGCATCAAGAACAAATCGACTGAGACATACAGAATGCTACAACAATGTGGATTAAATTATTATTCGACGATGAAGGGTGAATACAAATTATTGTCTAAGGGCTTGAAGAATAAGCCAAAAGGAATACAAAAAAAGAATCTTTATTGAAGTTTTGAACATCAAAAAACACTTGATGAATCAAAACTTCCCTAATAAAACCAACAATTCAGACTGCAACCATAGTAGTTATTGGTTTCTCTCCTCTTCATATCATATATCTTAGAATCCACTTTCGCTTTGAGACGTTGCATGAAAGCCTTATAATTCAGTAGTTCCTCTAGTCCCCAGTTTTTATCTGGCGCAGGCAACAACCGCTTGATCTcttccactttctctctctctttcgtgCGTTCCAAGTCTTCGTCGCCATCATCATCGCAATCGTCATCACTATCATCGTCGTCGTCAtcgtcgtcatcatcatcatgacGTTTAGATGAAGTTCCTTCACCAAGAAAGCGATCCAAGACCTTGTTCACAGAGGGGTTTCCATAGGCGTAGGGCTCGTTGTCCTGTGATAAGACGACAACAGCCATCTCGGAACCAGGCTGCCGGAAGCAAATTCTTCGGCTTCACGAAACAAAGCGTCGTGACGCTCCGAGAAGGTGGACTTTAGGCAGTTCTTGCTGTTTATCTTCTCCATGTCGATCTTCCTGCTTCCGATGAATGGATTGTAGATGTATACACGAAACGTTTCTTCTTGATCTGTAGAATTTGCTCAAAAGAATTTTGTGACTTGTGAGTACTCACAAAGGAAGAACTAGGGTCTCTATATATACACGACAGCTTGCCTGTAATTCATGAAGAACTAGAGTTTCCTTTTCTTTGGAGTGTCATAAGTCAGCAAAATATGGAattgccaatttttttttattaaactgaTTTATACAATAATATTATGCTTaccatttttcttcttattaaTAGAAACaaataatgctagggagaccatatattggtgacacatcacatAATTTGTcaatttaatctaaaaaaatgatGGGTCTTTTGATATGGGTCCAATTTTATAAGCCTATTTTGAATGGAATCCACTAATATTACATAAGCATAAGTGGGAGCTAATAAGTACAACCATCATCCATGTCAGCAATTAAAATGCACATAATTTACAAACAAAATTACAACAATTGCCATTAAATGGTTTATCAGGTCTCTTGCAGATGAATTACAACCCAAATTAATCTCATTGTTTATTCAAAACCTTATCCTCCTATCTTTCAAATTGCTTTGTGTATCCAACGGAATCCAAATTTTGAATTCTAAATCCGTATGAAGATATGAAAGCTATAAATTTTCTCCCATTATatgatgaaaacaaaaaataagcGAATATTTGATTCGGGTTTCCTAGTATACCTGGAGAACAGGTATAGCAACTTCTTGAAAGATTTCAGTTTCATACATGATCATctggttttctttttctaattttttggtTTGGTGATTTGGGCTTTGTTTTTTCAGTGTTCGTTACCTGGATAATAGGTATTGCACTCACTCGATTTCAATACTAGTATTTGATAATAGGTGCTACCGTATCTTTgctctaatatttttttttcacttgaaTTGTTCGAGATTTTAGAGTTTGACGACGGGTATGAATTGGTGGCCAGTGTTTACGATGCGTTAGTGAAGGCTTGTACTAGTTTGAAATCGATTAGGGGGCTTAAGAGGGTTTATAATTACATTATTAGTAATGGGTTTAAGTTGGATCAGTATACGAAAAACAGGGTGCTGCTTATGCATGTGAAATGTGGGATGATGATTGGTtcaatttgtttctctagttttTTGGTATGCTGCTTTGGCTTTTTACCTTTGTCGTATTTGATACCTAGATTACAGGTACTACAGTTCATCTTTAATAATTGGTGTTTTAGTATTTGGAACTTTAATAATTGGTAGTTTAAATTGATATATATTTAGGGTTTCAATGTGGAAAGGAGAGCATTATGCAGTGATCCGTGATGATATCCTCGCACTCTTGAATGAGGGAGGTGTGAGTCGACAGgtatttgtaatttttataattatttgacTTAGATAGAAACGAATACAATTATATTTGGATGAAGGGTTTCCAAATGATTCATAAGATGTTTTGGTTCTTTCTGTAGGTAGTTGAttctttttttgaaattttgaatgaaGACCAAATTGGGATTCCAAAAGATCATCTGAAATCTGGGTTTATGCCGACATTTGTGTGGGTGCGTAAATTTTAGTTCTTCAAACATTGCAGTTCATTTTCCTCCATTCTAGCTAGTTTAATACCGTCCATAACTAAGGAATTAGAACAACCAATGCTATTTAGTGATGAGTAGTGTAATTGTCAAATgttgatttttattattttattctaatccatttttattaGTATCTATGGTAAATATAAACTACCTGCCCTTGTAACATAGTAATCCATTTTTATTCTAATCTACTAGCATTAATCTAGAGAATCTTCTACCAGCCCTTGTAGAATATGATTTTTACATCATAATTAGTTGTACATGTATATTACTTTTTGGCTACTGTGCGTTTAATCCGTGTTGGTTTGTAGGATATTGTGGATGAATCGAATTCTGCagtgaaaatatatatttatcttGAACTTCTATTGAAAAATGTGCGGGAGAACGACTATGTTTTCTTTCCGATTAAccatttcaaaggaatgcattATACTTTGCTTGTGTTCAACAAACAAAGTGGATGGTGGGAACATTACAACACATTACAAACCAAGTTGAATATGTATGTGGATCCTTATTTCGAAGAGGCTAAAAAATTGGTAAGTTGATAACTATGTAGTATACCTCTTATCCTTCAAGTTTTATTTCACACACTACCTTTGTAATgtgttgctttttttttttttggtagcaTGTGAAAATTTCTGACTACTTTAAGTACATGAAAGATAGTATTTCAAGAAAGCTCAATGAGAACTCTATTTGCAAACATATTATGAAAGGTGATAAGGTATAGACGTTGTTGTACACGCTTAGCCATGATGACAGAGAATTTCTCATGTGGCTGAGGCAAACTAATGTTGAGTATCCACTGAAAGCAAACATATCATGCTCACAACAATTTCCTAACATGTAAGTGTTAATTTCATCTGTATTATGCCTATTTGTTGGTTTCTTGGTGATAGAATGTAATATTTAAATTCATACtcttgtttttttgttaaacagTTATGACTGTGGAGTTGCTGTGATGTATATTGCACAAAAAAAAGCTGATGGAGAATTAGTCGAAGGTGTCTTTTCGGTAGAGGCGATGAAGAATATGAGAGCACATGTCCTTTGCAGATTCATAATCATAAATGAGGGAGATGGTAGCTGGGAAAAGGAAGAGTAGGATAAAGATGTTATGCGAAATTTGAGTTTTTGTTTCATTTAAAtgtttcaatttaataaaatgaTGGGACTTCAATCCATCTGAATTCATTTTCCGCTAGATAAGTTTGGTTGTTATGTGAACTAAGATATGCTTTGTCATATCtgttttttaatttgaatttcaaTTGAAAGGGGATATTCTTCATGTTTTCCTTTATTGGTTGCACAATAAGATTTGTTTGTAATCTCAGATAatgttattttgtcattatctaGACATAGTTTGTCTGGTGTACTTTCAAATTGTATAAGGATAAGTAGTTTAAAATAGCTTAATTTCTAAGCTTAATTTTGTTATGAGTTTTGagtttattttaagtttgaggCTATTTTAAGTTTTGAAGATCTCTAACCATTCCTTTGTACATCTAATCCATATTCTACACAGATATGTTGGTTAAAATTTTACGACATACTTGTTGATAAAAAAAGGTTGTCGGTAATTTTCCTACATGTTAGGTAGTTTAAAACCGTCCCAAAAAGTAATATACATGTACAACTAATTGTGAATGTCTACATAGATATGTTGGTTAAAATTTTACCACATTCTTGTTGATAAAAAATAGTTGTTGGTAATTTTCCTACATGTTAGGTAGTTTAAAACCGTCCCAAAAAGTAATATACATGTACAACTAATTGTGAATGTAAAAATCATATTCTACAAGGATAGGTAGTTTATATTGTAAGCCAAATTGATAGGTAGGATAAAATTTAACAACTTATGGTTGCTTGTTATATATAGGTTTGATTTGGAAGGTTTAGTAATGATATCATAATAAATATAGTCTTCACAGATTGCATAagctgtcacatcccagtctcggctccgccgtagcacgatattgtcccatttgggccccaaccatgccctcacggttttgtttctctcgtctgaactcacttaactttggagttccgatggatcccgaagccagtgagtctccaaaaagcctcgtgctatttggaggtgggcatgtacatataaggcacatcactccCTCTccattggtcgatgtgggatgttacaatccacccctcttaggggcccgacatccttGTCGGCACACTCGCACCACACGGCATAGTGACTCTAATACTATTATGTCACATCTCAGTCTCAGctccgccgtagcacaatattgtccgctttgggccccagccatgccctcacggttttgtttctgggaactcacacgagaacttcccagtgagtcacccatcctgggattgctctcgtccaaacttgcttaacttcggagttccgatggaactcgaagccagtgagtcccTAAAAGGCATCGTGCTAtttggaggtgggcatgtacataaggcacatcacccctctccgttggtcgatgtgggatgttacataagCCATATGACATGTAAGTAGATAATCGAAAAAAGAAGAATATAAGTAAACTAAAAAGTTGAAGGCATCATTTTattacattgataaaaaataaaaaaaagcatgtgttcatatatttgaaaaaaaaattcaaatggcaACGAAGATGTATGTCAAATAGGGACGCTGCAAGTTTTCTGGTTGTGGCGTATAGCATCACCACTCCTACTGCACTTGTTGGGGTGTGTTTCTTCCCCAATAGATTTTAGTCTTTTAACTTTTGGTCTACCTGGGGGCTTCTTTGTCAATGGTGTATGAACTCCTTGACACCACCTGGAAATTCTTGACCAACATGGCTAATGTAGTTTCTCCACGCATGGGACAAATATGTCTTCCCATGAGGAGTGGCAAACTTCCCTAAATTTGCACGATCATCTGAGGGTTTTATGCCTTCATATGTAAAAATATGTTTATCATGTGGGGAAGAAATGGGATCAAGTTACTCAACTGGTTCAACCATGGAAACACTGATAGGAATAGATGTTATGTTTTCAACATAATATGAAAATTTCATTACACTCACATCCATGTCGGATTGTAACAAACAAGATTGGTGTTCTCCTAGAGAGTACGTCAACTCCATGACTTTAGGACTTAATCCCACAAATCGGGAACAAATTTGTTCAGCAATGTCCTTGAACTTAGggctggttcggtatgggatcccaaacCGAAAATGGGATCTCAAATCCTAAATcgatttttttttgggacaGAGTTTTGAAAACCAAAACTGAACTGAAATGAAGGTATTCCCGAATTTCGGGATTCCAGAAATTTTTTCGggatttcggtttggttcgggatTCATCGACCTCCCACCTTTCCTGCCAACCCACACGGCCACACCTCATCTTAGATTCGTCGACCTTCCCACCCCCATCTCCATCCCTCTCATTCCTGGGCTTGTCTTTGCTGCCTTTGGGAGTCGGAGGGCTTTGCGAAGTGCATCGAACAGAATCAGGTATCGACCATCGTCGATGTGTGAGCTTTTCCATGTCTTGCCAAACAAAATCGCCATCAGAAGGCTACTCTACTTTGCAGGCTTGAGTGATGGATCTAATGTCTTGGAAGAACGATTGGGTTCCTCAGACGAATGCTGCAATGGGTATGGTGTTTTGGGAAAAGCAGGATGCGGGTGTGGCTGCTTTTGAAGATTGAGAAAGCATTTGGAGGCCTTGAGCTTGCTTCTGCATTTGAGGGAGTCgatggagggagagagagagagtgtggcTGTCTGAGGGATGAGAGTGCGAGTTatcaagaaataaaataaagaagaaaggtTAGTAAAGATGGCAGACAATGAGCCATGAGataaagaaacaataaaaaaaggaaaaggcagTGAAGAAAGGTTATCGGGCAAAGGAATGGTTGATTAAAGTTATCGGGCAGAGGAATGgttgattaaataatatatatatatatatatatatatatatcagtttgggattcccgaacaaagaaaaataagagaCAGATTCCCGTACCGAACGGTTCGGGATCGGTTTGGGATTGGTACCAAAATTTTCGGGATTTTCGATtcgggattttttcggtttgggatcgggattttttcGGTATGGTtcgggatttttgggatttttttccaacCCTACTTAAACTTAGTATGATTAAATACTGGAATTAAAAGGGTCTTGCTCTCAAAAGTGCACTTCGCAATGATATAACTATGAAATATTTATTCCCTGAGAATTAAACAATTATAAAACACAGGAAAGAAACATAAATGTAATAGGTTGAAAAAGATATAACTATGAAAGTCATAAATAACCATTCAAGGATTATGCAATATATATAACTAGTCATCCTTCCATAACTAAACAATTATATAACTATTTAAATCTATCTCGTCTGCCAAATCCAGGATTACAACCCCCGCAAACGTTATACATTCTTCCAAAGATATAAATCCAGAATTTAAAGAAACCAGCTGGCAGATCTAATCCCATGAGATCTGTTCATGTTGAAAGGTTAACATATTGAAATATTTATTCCCTGAGAATCGAGAGGGCAAGTGAACAACTAGAGGTAGGACAAAAGTTGAATTTGCATTTATAACAGGTTTACAAATGAAATGTCAAATTCCATCATATTCGTGTATGCATGATTTGATGATGAAATTATTTTAGAACTGGGATTAAATTTAAGTTAGAATTGTAAATGGAAACATTAGAGGCTAAGGATTTGAGTGAACTAAATGTAAATTTAGTAATGGCTAAATCGCGAgagtggtctctgagatttgcataacacatcactttggtcctagagatttcaaatcaatagaagtgtaccctgagattgtccaccattcatcattttggtcattcggttaaaaactccgttaagtgtcccggagctattggccggaagtttggacaattttcaaagcttcgtaactcaatcgtttcttaaccaaattcgactcataatatatcaaaatgaagatatgaAAGTGTAGAAAAAAGATTATACcaatttggaagcccaatggttgccggagatggccggaaaatagcctcaaagttgactggtccgagggaaaactggaaatctcgctggaaactgggtaaactttaaacgttcataacttcttcaatactcaacgaaatcaagtgattcaaaaatgaaaatcatacttctcgataagacgaagagaatggtatctcTCTAGATGGCTAACTTGActtggtttggccgaaaaaaggctcgaaagtggctgtcttggtctcgagttagccattttcgagccgttttccggccaaaccatggaGATTTAGCCATCAAAAAATGTATCATTCTATTCTTCTCGTCgataagtatgatttttgtttttaaatcacttgattttgttgagtattgaataagttatgaacgtttaaagtttacccagtttccggcgagttttccagttttccttcggaccagtcaactttgagactATTTtacggccatctccggcaaccattgggcttccaaattggtataatcttattctacactttcctatcttcattttgatatattatgggtcgaatgtggttaagaaacgattgagttatgaagctttgaaaagtgcccaaactttcggccaagagctccgggacacttaacggagtttttaaccgaaggaccaaaatgatggatggtggataatctaagggaccacttctattaatttgaaatctcaaggaccaaagtgatgtattatgcaaatctcaacgACCATTCTCGCAATTTAGCCTTTAGTAATTCTAAGAATAAGATTTCCGATCCTCTGCAGTGTTCAACCATGCAGCTGACTTTCGTTGATAAGTTAAATCTTTAATGATTCAGCATACTGATAGGTGCGACCAGTGTACAATCCCTTTTGAAAATTCTTATTGTAGAAAGTAGAAATATGAATAACCTGCGActtttctaaataaaaaaaatgtctaTACGGTATTGTCTGTACCTTGTTCCCTGGTTGTCCTGCTTCCGAAACAGCCTTTCCACCAAAGAATGCCCAAAATCAAGAAAATGAGGAATAATGCTGAAACAACTCCAATCACAATGAATTTCTTCCTTTTGCTATCATCAGGCGGCTCCAAATCTAGAATAAGTGACAAGGACAGTGACAATAAGAGAACAATAAATCCAGGATTACAACCCCGCAAACGTTATACATTCTTCCAAAGATATAATTATGAAAGTCATGATTATATGGTTACGGGAAATTAAAGAGTACAATTTTCAAAGAGGCATAACATTAAACACCTTATGTGCATTGGTTTTTatgaataaaaagagaaagaagcaTATCAATGAGAGATGATAGAAAGGGATTAGGGGGATTAGGA carries:
- the LOC139188687 gene encoding putative F-box protein At1g50870 is translated as MAHGYHLRSRRRRRRLDPKPEEPKLPFEIIIEILSWLPVEALLRFKCVSKTWCSLIEEYNFILKHMKRVSPIHLQFRLKSEKNHVAPYFDSNYEGMGRVAGMFLEKHITTHLCRIRNPATRRVLNLPEAHKGARRMSSAFNLSTGEIKVVTLYVENNELGFQIMTIGKDEKWRPWTHPNQGLLKEQGRRVVRCNFFAAEKMNGRVCYSAEFMKRDGQDLSILEVQRLDLVDESVLTATLPQGVFPDLNKVCVINWNKHMAVVEIVNATLHALVCEDSKENKWSPKKIVVPLKFMEKILPPLQEGRDVIIPVNVEGDDFSFYCFQGEQSFVYNTKMQKAKYLYSGVDRWTAHRPSLMGFKGMRLEEEATTSAAKIEE
- the LOC139188688 gene encoding ATP-dependent DNA helicase CHL1-like; translated protein: MAVVVLSQDNEPYAYGNPSVNKVLDRFLGEGTSSKRHDDDDDDDDDDDSDDDCDDDGDEDLERTKEREKVEEIKRLLPAPDKNWGLEELLNYKAFMQRLKAKVDSKIYDMKRRETNNYYGCSLNCWFY